A window from Mauremys reevesii isolate NIE-2019 linkage group 9, ASM1616193v1, whole genome shotgun sequence encodes these proteins:
- the LOC120371479 gene encoding homeobox protein CDX-1-like, which yields MSIMYVSYLLDKETSMYPGSVRCSNNNNNLPVQNFVSTPSYSDYMGYHHVPSMDNQGQSSGAWGSHYGTQREDWNTYGPGPSSTVTAAQINGSSPGQISYSSADYNSLNPAGSGVLPPVGTINTEQISPNSQRHSSYEWMRKTVQSTSTGKTRTREKYRVVYTDHQRLELEKEFHYNRYITIRRKSELAANLRLSERQVKIWFQNRRAKERKLMKKKMTHFDGTSLGSMQSDSGSVSPIPVHNPQTHSEMSSSLFPPPPPPLPMNSLQHNGNLQQVVASQ from the exons ATGAGCATCATGTATGTGAGTTATCTTTTGGATAAAGAAACCAGCATGTATCCAGGATCCGTAAGgtgcagcaacaacaacaacaacctgcCAGTGCAAAACTTTGTCTCCACTCCATCCTATTCAGATTACATGGGATATCATCATGTGCCAAGTATGGACAACCAAGGACAGTCTTCGGGAGCTTGGGGATCTCACTATGGCACGCAAAGGGAGGATTGGAATACTTATGGCCCAGGACCCTCCAGCACAGTTACTGCTGCACAAATCAATGGCTCGTCTCCTGGGCAGATCTCCTACAGCTCTGCTGATTACAATTCCCTGAATCCTGCTGGATCTGGGGTTTTACCTCCTGTAGGTACAATTAACACAGAGCAAATCTCTCCCAACAGTCAAAGGCACAGCTCTTATGAATGGATGAGGAAAACGGTGCAATCCACTTCCACAG GTAAAACAAGAACAAGAGAGAAGTACCGGGTGGTTTACACAGATCATCAGAGATTAGAACTGGAGAAGGAATTTCATTACAACAGATACATTACAATCAGGAGGAAGTCTGAACTTGCAGCAAACCTAAGACTTTCCGAGAGACAG GTGAAAATCTGGTTCCAGAATCGCAGAgccaaagaaagaaaattaatgaAGAAGAAAATGACTCATTTTGATGGCACCAGCCTTGGCTCTATGCAGAGTGACTCTGGCTCAGTGAGCCCCATCCCAGTACATAACCCACAGACTCATTCGGAAATGTCCAGTTCTTTATTTCCCCCGCCACCTCCTCCGCTTCCAATGAATAGCTTACAGCACAATGGGAACCTTCAGCAGGTTGTGGCTTCTCAGTAA